CGGGTAACTGAACTGATTACGTAGGGCTAAGCGCAGGAATATTGATTGTCGTAGAAAGCTTGGCCAGCACTTTTTTGAACGCCCTTGGCGGGGTTGGCGGCCAGGTTTTCAAGAATTTTGTATATCAGTTCCGCCTGCTCTTCGCGCGATAGTTTTTGAGCGAGGGCCTCAGCGGTGAAGCTTTCGCCCTTGGCGGAACGGAGGGTGTCGAGGATGGCCTGGCGAAGATCGAGGGTGCCGGCGGCAGCCTTTTTACCGGCTTCGACGCCGGGCTGATGGTAGGCGTTGATGTTCACCAGCGAGCCGTAGTAGCCGACTGCGCGCTCGTACAGGGCGATCAGCATGCCGACGGTAAACGGAGTGACTTCCTCCACGGTGATGGTGATGGAGTTGCGGCCATTCTCGTAAAGGGCGTCGCGGGTACCGAGCAGGAAGCCCTGCAGGAAGTCTCCGGCGGTGTGCTCACCCTCGACCAGGATGGAGTCGCCGTCGCGGGACTTGAGCACTTCGATAAAGGTGGCGTAAAAATTCGGGACACCGTCGCGCAGCTGCTGCACGTAGGCGTGCTGATCGGTCGAGCCCTTGTTACCGTAAACGGCTATCCCCTGGTGGACGACGTTACCGTCGAGGTCCTTTTCCTTACCCAGAGACTCCATGACGAGCTGCTGGAGGTACTTGGCAAAGAGGGAGAGGCGCTCCTTGTAGGGCAGGATAACCATGTCCTTGGCGCCCTTGCCACCGGTCAGGTGGTACCACATGAGGGCGAGGAGGGCGGCGGGGTTCTTGCGCGGATCAGTGTTGCGGGTGGCTTCGTCCATCGCTGCGGCGCCGTCCAGCATGCCGTCGATGTCATAGCCGGAAAGGGCTGCCGGGACGAGACCCACGGCGGCAAGCTCACTGGTGCGGCCGCCGACCCAGTCCCACATCGGGAAGCGTTCGATCCAGCCTTCGGAGACAGCGACCTTGTCCATCTTGCTGTCCACGCCGGTGATGGCCACCGCGTGCTTGGAGAAGTCCAGGCCAGCGGCCTTCCAGGCGGCTTCAGCCTCGACCATGCCGTTACGGGTCTCGGGGGTACCGCCGGACTTGGTGGTGACGACGGCCAGCGTCTCACCGAGCTTGCCTTCGAGCTGCTTGAGGACGACGTCGAAGCCGTCCGGGTCGGTGTTATCAAAGAAATAGACCTTTACCGGGTCGGAGGCGGGGTTACCGAGGGCCTGGGCGACAAATTGCGGGCCCAGAGCGGAGCCACCGATGCCGATGCAGAGGATGTTTTTGAAGGGGCCGCTTTGTCCGGCAATTTCACCTGAGAGCACCTTGGCGGCAAAGTCCTTGATCTTGGCGCGGGTGGCGGTGATTTCGTCGCCGATGGCTTTGTCCGGGGCGATCGCGGCGTTGCGGAGCCAGTAGTGGCCGACCATGCGGTTTTCGTCCGGGTTGGCGATGGCGCCGCCTTCGAGGGCCGCCATGTCTTCGATCGCCTTGGCGATCTTGGGCTGCATCTCTGCGAAATAGGTATCCGGGAAATCGACGCGACTGATGTCCAGCAGCAGATCGAGGGAGGGGACGTGCAGGCAGTATTCTTTGAAGCGGCTCCAGCTCATGGCAATAATTGTCTAAAGGGTTAATCCAAAACGACGTGGCGTTACGATTGAGCCACGCAGCTTAGCGACAATTACCGCTACGTCCATACGAAAGGCGCGCAGGGCTGATTTTTTCGGGGTAAACCGAGGGTGTCAGCCGGTGTCCGTATGGGGCTTGAGACCCCATTCAGGGTCTGCTGGCTGTCAAGTCCTGATCAGGCAAGTGTCTTGCCTGCAAAAGGACGGGAGGGAACAGGCGCTTTTACCGGCCTTCCAGGATGGCCGTAGCAATACTCCGCAAGGCACGCAGATCCGGATAATTCGGATCTTCCAATAGTCTGCGACCCTGCAGAACCTTTTCCCGGCGAGACCGTCCGGAGGGGGCTTGATACTGCCCGGTACGCGGCGGAATGGGGAGGCTTACGTCGGAATATTCGTGTTGCGGCACCATGTGTTAGTTCTCCTTATCGGCGAGGCTCTTAGCCTCTTAAGAGAAAAACGCTTACAATGCTTTTTCCTTGGGGATATCTGTCTCCTGCAGGCAGGAGCCGTGTATGGTTTCGATATGTTTACTCAGGATTTCCGCGTGTGTGATGATCTCTTTCAGGCTTTTCCTGGCCGGAGAGTCTTCCGGTAGTCCGATTAGCGCCATATCGGCGTTTCCCCGGATCAGGAATATCTCTCCGTTAATGTCATGGAACAGCTTGCGTAGATCGCTGTGTTCGCGAGAACCCGTTTTCATGTTTGTCCCTACTTTATCGCCCTGAGTGGCGATTGATTAATGCCGCAATGAGCGTTTTTATATAAAAACGCTTATCGAATAAGGAAATGTTATTCTGCGCGCAGAGACAAGGCCACGCTACATTCTGCCGGACGCAGGGCTCAACCTGTTCGCCAGCTATAAGCCTGCGCAGAGCGATAATCAGCCCTCCAGCAGGCGCAACAGCTCGGCGTTGTCCTTGGTCTTGCTCATGCGCTCGATCAGGGTTTCGCAGCCATCCTCGATCTTCATCGGGGCGAGTGCGCGGCGGAAGAAGCCGACCTTGTCGAGGGTTTTGGCGTCGAGCAGGAGTTCTTCCTTACGGGTGCCGGAGGAGTTGATGTTAATGGCGGGCCACAGGCGCAGCTCGGCGCACTTGCGGTCGAGGACCATTTCCATGTTACCGGTGCCCTTGAACTCCTCAAAAATCAGATCGTCCATCTTGCTGCCCGTCTGGATCAGCGCGGAGGCGATAATCGTAAGGCTGCCGGCCTCCTCGGTGTTACGGGCGGAAGAGAACAGCTGGCGCGGTTTTTCCAGTGCGCGCACATCGAGGCCACCGGTCATGGTCCGGCCGGAGGCTTTGCGGGCATTGTGGGCGCGGGAAAGGCGGGTGATGGAGTCCAGCAGCAGGACGACATCCTTGCCGACTTCCATCTGGCGCTTGGCGCGGTCGATGGCGATGTCGGCGATACGGATGTGGCTGTCCAGCTCCTCGTCATTGGAGGAGGCGAAAATCTCGGCGGTGGGCAGCTCGCGGCGGAAGTCGGTGACCTCCTCGGGGCGTTCGTCCACCAGCAGGATCATGACGGCGCACTCGGGGTGGTTCTCGATCACCCCTTCGGCGATGTCCTTGAGCAGGGTGGTCTTACCGGTGCGGGGCGGGGCCACGATGAGGCCGCGCTGGCCTTTACCGATGGGGCAGAACAGGTCAATCACGCGGGTGGTGAGGCGCTCGTCCTTGCTTTCCAGCTTCAGGTGCTGATTGGGGGCGATCGTCGTGAGCTGGGAAAACTCGTAGCACTTGCGGCGATCCTCGACGCTGAGCCCGTCGATGGACTCGATGTAGCGCACTTTTGGGTTCGGGAAACGGTTGTCGTGGAGGGCGTTAGCGCATATCCACTGGCCGCGTTTGAGCTTGAAACGGCGGACCAGCTCACGCGGGATAAAGGGGTCGGAATGGCGTTGGCGGCCATTTTTCGTGGGGTCCAGCAGCTGCCCCGTCTTGTTGTTGGACGGCTCGAAGATGCCTTCTACAGTGATCTGTTGCTCGGGCGAGTGGTTTTCGCTCATAAATAATAAGGTTCGCGCAGCGCAACCGCAGGCCGGTGCTTGCGCAAAGAAGAAGAGAGGGGTGTCTGCCGCAACCAGGCGACGACGGGCCGGAATGGCCTCCGGGCGGGTAGTACACGTTTGCCCCGGATGGCGTAAGGCTCTCAGGGCGGTGTCAGGGAATCAAGCCCAAATTTTCAACCCCGTTCGGCTCAGTGTTTCATGGGGCCTCGCACAGGCCGGTATCTTTTTGGCAGGGCAGGGGGATGCAAATCGGAGCCGGACGGGGTATACTATATATTAGCCACATGGGATAGCCATTGACAGACCCCGTGTGCTAGCCAGACTTTTATTCCTTACCCTATGAAGCATACCCCTATGCAGACGCCCAAGAGGCGGCCCGCTTTCACCCTGATCGAACTGCTTGTCGTTATGGGCGTGATTCTGGTTTTGGCCGGGATCGTCGTCGGCGTCCAGCGTGGTGTCTACCACCAACAGGCCCAGGCCCGCGCAAAGGCGGACCTGCACACCATCGCGAACGCCATGGAGACCTTTAAGCTCAAGTATGGCGACTACCCTTGGATACGCGATGACGAGGGAGATCTTTTCAAGGTCCTGACCGGGCAGCTCGTGCTGCGTCGCGGGGGCGCAAATCAAACCGGTGATTATGGCATGTACGCCCCGGTCGGAGATGTTGAGCCGCTGCTGGATGAGACCTTGATTGATACGGCAGAGAATGCTGCCGGAGAAACGTATTTCGTCGATCCATGGGGGACCGAATACCGCTATTACTATAAGACCGAGGCGAGGCCAACCAATCCCTGGGCATCTGCCGGTTTCATCCTGATCTCCCTGGGGCCGGGCGGCACAACCAGCCCTGAGCCTAATATATATAATGGCTTTGAGAGTGGCTCTTTACCAGGGCCTTCCGTCTACTATGCTGACCCGGAAGATGACGAATTTGACGACGTTGTGTACGGGCTCGACCCGCTTTAATGCTGACTCACTTTTCTCTATGAAACACACACACCCCGCTTCCCGCCGCGCCTTTACCCTGATCGAACTGCTGACCGTGATCGCGGTCATCGGTATCCTGGCGTCCATCCTGATCCCAACTGTCGGTGCGGCCCGCACCGCCGCCAACAAGGCCAAGACGCGAACTCAATTCGCTGGCTACATTAATGCCCTTCAGCAGTTCAAAAGCACGTATGGCTACTGGCCGACTGTTTTTAATGCCAATGGCAATGACGATGAGATCGGTATCAATGACAGCACAGACGATTTTGTGGCAGCTCTTTCCGGGCGCGATGAGGATGGTAACCGGACGGTCGCTGGCGGAAACCGCCGGGCGGCGCCTTTCTATTCCTTTGCGGATGACGAGTATGACGACAGCGGCAACCTGGTAGACGCTTTTGGTAATGAGCTGATCCGGATCCGGGTCGACGGAGATGGTGACGGCCAGATTACCGTGCCTGACGAGAACGATCCGATCAAGGCGAAGGTAGTCATCTGGAGTGAGGCAAATGAGACCGAGAATCTTCCGGCTGTTTATTCTTGGGACTAAGCGATGAGGAAATTTCATGCATCAGCACGCCGCCGTGGCTTTACCCTGGTAGAGCTACTGGCTGTTATTGGTATCATTGGCATCATGGCGGCGATCATTGGGACCGCCTTCGGGGGTGGTAACGCCAGTGTCAGCCTGGGGAGCAGCCAGCGTATCGCTGCCGGTGTCTTCCAGTCCGCCCGAAACCTCTCGGTGCTCAAGCATACCAAAACCAAGATTCTGATCCACAAAGACCCTTCAGATCCCGGCAAATACCTGCGCTACATGATGGTGATCTATGAGTACACGGATGAGGATGCGGGGGCAACCCACTGGGTGGCCGCAAATGCCGGCACCTATCTGCCGCCCGGTGCCTATTATCTACCGGCCGATTTGGATGCGTTGGGAAATATCGACGTAGATGGTGCGATGATCTTGAGTGACGCTGTTACTGACAACAATTTCACCGATAACGTTTGCCCGAATGAAGATGCGTTGACTGCGGACATTGGGTTCGCGGCTTACGCCTACAGCTATGATAGCCGTGGTCTTCTGGAAGGGGATGATGCGGGTGATGCTGTTGTTTTCGGTGCAGGTAGCCTCTCTGCCCCGCCCGCCGGCACGACCGGTATACCTACTCTGCTCTTTGATAACCCCTACGCGGTTACAGGCTTTTTCCTGAGGCGAACCGGTGGTGTCAGCCTGGCCAACTCAGATGAGCTTGCACATGTATTGGGGCCTTAACGCTAATAGTTAGAATGAGAATTAATCGGCGACATTTTGGCTGGCTACAGATGGTAAGTCCGGCGTCAGTTTCTGAAGGCCGCTCCCGTCTGCGCGGTAGCGAGCGCTCCTCAAAGGGCTTTTCCCTGATCGAGGTTGTCTTGGCTATTGGCGTGCTCTCGCTCGCTGTGGTCGCGATGCTCGGGCTGCTGGCCCCCACGATGAACTCTGTCAAGGAGGTCGTGGACAACAACAAGACCACCGCTATGATTGGAGCGGTCAATGCTCAGGTCAACGATCGCATCGCGTACGAAGATGTCGAGGCGCTGGCAACTACTCCTGACCTCTATTTCTATGCCTGGGAGCGGCAGGCTGCAAATGGCAACGTCGAGATTGTCATGCTTGACCCTGATGACGCTTTTGCAAACTCACCCAACGGTACTTGGGTCACACAGGGACCCGACATCGAAGCCATTGGTGCCGACATTATTCTTGGGCCGCTCTTTGTCGTGAGAATCAGTCAACTCGACTTGGATGGATACACCTACAATCAGGCCACCTTCGACGATAATGCCTATATCCCTTTCCTGGTCCGCATTTATCCGGTAGATGCCACTAGCTATCCCATCAGCGAATTTGCTGTCATGGACGATAAGATGCCGATGGCATCCTTCCCCTCAGCTATCCTCAGGTAATATTTTTCTATGATCATGCACACCCCGTACGCGGGCTCATCGTCCGCCAACCCTGAAGTCGAAAAGTACGATGCCGTTTGCTCACGGCACCGGGGGTTCACGCTGGTGGAGATCATGGCCGCGACAGGCATCATGCTCGCCCTGATCATGCTGGTCATGACGCTCACAGGCCGAGTGCTGAACGCATGGAGCTTTTCTTCGGGCCGTCTTGAGCAGAACTACGAGGCGCGCATCGCCATGAGCTTTTTGGCGGAGGATTTAGAGTCGGCCGTATTCCGCAATAACGGTGATGCCTGGCTGGAGGTGGTGTACTCGAATGTCGGTCAGGCTACGTACACCGCTCAAAATCAGACCGAGTTGTATTTTTTCAGTCAGGTCACGGACCGTCCATCGGACGAGCTGGGAGGTGTCTCTGCGGTTGCCTATCTGACCGAGTTTCAGAATCCCTTTACCGAGGAAGTTTCCACGGACCCGGGCAATCCGCCCCCGCCGGTCTTCGGACTGTACCGCTGTGTGATCGATGCGCCCACGACTTTTAACAATGTCATTGGGACTGTCGGTACCGATCTGGCGAATAACACGTTCGGAACGGGTCTGAACGCCACGGATAGTGAGTACTATCTGAGTGCCAATGTCGTCGATTTTCAGGTCATCTTTTACGCGGTCTTTGATTCTGACCAGACGAATGATGGCGGTGACGTGATTGCCACGGCGGGTGATGTTGTCCCGATCACGACGGACTACTCAATCAATTCCAGCCCCCAGGATTTCTACGTCGCGGACGGACAAATCCATGTCGGAGGTGCGCCTCAAAGCGGACATCTCGTCTACGCTGATGTCAAGCTGACCGTCCTCGGTGCAGAAGGGGGTAAAATCGTGGGGACAGGCTCGACCGATGGGCTTGCCTGGGATGATTTCAAAGATACCTACGGCGAAACCTTTACGCGCCGTATCTACATCATGAGCAAGACGCTCTGAGGGTAGCGCTGATCAGACAAGCATTTGGGTGGGTCAGGCCGTGTAGGCTCCGTCTTGGATGGCTTTGTTTTTCAACCCAAGAGGCACCTGTCTTCACGTTCTCCAGCAGGGAGATGTTGCTGCGCGAGAACACTTGAGTTTTAGCGCAGGCGAGCGTAAGTATTGATCTTTGGACAGAGATGGCGGCCTGCTGCATAGGGTAGTTGTGCCGCTTTCGCCCTTGAACTGAACCCGCTCCTATCTTGAAAACCACCAACTGGAAAGTCTGGCTTCTGGCCGCGCGTCCCAAGACGCTGCCTGCTGCGATTGTGCCCGTTCTGCTTGGTACAGCAGTGGCCGTACACGAGGGTGGATTCCATTTGATCCCGGCTGCTATTTGCCTGGTTTTCGCGTTGCTGATCCAGATTGGCTCTAACTACGCCAACGACTACTTTGATTTTCAGAAAGGCGCGGATACGGATAAGCGGGTGGGACCGGTCAGGGCTGTAGCCTCCGGGTTGGTCAGCCCGCAGCAGATGTGGCGGGCTACGTTGATCGTTCTGGGGCTCGCCTTCGTCGTCGGCCTGTCGCTTGTCTTTTACGGGGGATGGTGGCTGGTTGCCGTCGGTGTGCTCAGTGTGCTGTGCGCGCTCGCTTATACCGGTGGGCCGTACCCGCTGGGTTATAACGGTCTGGCAGACATCTTTGTCTTCGTTTTCTTCGGCCTGGTGGCGGTTATGTTCACCGCCTATGTGCAGACTGGGGTATTTACATGGGCCGGCTTCTGGGCCGGGTGCGGTTGTGGCTTGCTCTCCATGAACCTGCTGGTCGTCAACAATGCTCGCGATATCGAGACGGACCGTGAAGCCGGGAAGCGTACGCTCCCCGTGCGCTTCGGCTATCGCTATGCGGTGATCCAGTACTGCCTCAGTGCGCTTCTGGCCTTTGCGGTGCCGGACATGCTCATGCGCCTCGGGTACGGCGGCTGGGTTTACCTGACGTTACTTTTGTTGCCAGTGGCAGTGATCCTGTGCCTGCGCCTGACACGTGCCCATCGCCCCCGTGATTTTCATCTGCTCCTCATGTACACGGGGCAGCTTCTGCTCGCCTACGGTGTGCTGCTCTCGCTTGGCATCGTCCTGAGCTGATGGGGGTAACTGTTTTTTTCTTGGCTTATGCAGCCCAGACCCGCAGCAGGCGGAGCCTGCACTTTCGATGCGTCGCATCGTGTCAGCGAACGGCAGGGCGCGGTCCTGCACCTGTGATGCTCACGCATCACTCAATGCCACCGCCAACGCGCCGGCATCGGCATCGGCAACTATCGCCGACTCAAACGAACTCCGCTCGCGCAATACACGGGGTAAAGCCCCATCAATACTACGCTCAACCGCCGGTTTCGAAGCCGGGATAAAGCGTCATGCCGCCGTCCACGTAGAGATTCGTACCGGTGACGTAGTCGCTCTCGTCGCTGGCCAGCCAGACGGCGGCGCGGCCGATGTCCTCGGGCTCGCCGATACGCTTGTACGGTACGAGCTTCATGAGGGAGTCGTAGGCTTCGCGGGTGGACCACGCCTCGTGGTTGATCGGTGTGCGAATGGCGCCGGGGCAAATGGCGTTGGCGCGGATGCGGAAGGGGGCGACCTCCTGGGCGATGCTTTTCATCATCATGGAGATACCACCCTTGGAGGAGGCGTAGTTGACGTGTCCGGCCCACGGGATGACGTCGTGCACGCTGCTCATGCAGATGATCTTACCGGCCGAGCAGGAAACCTCCGGCACGACACCGCGGCGCTTAAATTCCTTAATAGCTTCGCGGCAGCAGAGGAACTGGCCGCGCAAATTGATGCCCATGAGCTTGTCCCAGTGCTCGACGGTCATTTCGTCGATCGGGTGGTCGATCTGCACCCCGGCGTTGGGGACGACAATGTCGATGGTGCCAAATGCGTCGATGGCCTTCTTGAACATCGCCTGGACCTGGTCTTCCTGGCTGACGTCGGCTTGAGCGATGATGGCCTTGGAGCCGCACTCGGCAGCCTTGTCGGCGACTTGCTGGGCCACCTCAGGGCGGGTGACGTAGTTGATGCATACGTCGGCCCCGGCCTTGGCCAGAGCGATGGCAACGGCTTCGCCGATTCCGGAGTTAGCCCCGGTGACGAGCGCCTTCTGCCCGGCCAGCTTGCGGTCGATCGGGCAAGCCGGCAGATGAGGGTGGGGGAGGTTATTTTGCTCGTAGTACTCCTTCATGCCGCTTTGAATATCAGGCAAATGGGCGGAGGTTAATCCTAACCTGTGCTGTAACGTAATTATCACCCATCCTGTTTCAGGTACCCGATTCCATGTCTGCGGATAATAGTCCATCCCCCGAGCCCGACCCGAGTGTATGGGTCGATGAATACGGTGATGCCTTGTTTCGCTTCGCGCTGTTTCGGGTGAATAATCAGGCCTTGGCTGAAGATCTGGTGCAGGACACCTTTCTGGCAGCGATGAAGGCCAAGAAAAACTTTTCCGGGCGCTCCTCGGTCAAGACCTGGCTGACCGGCATCCTGAAAAACAAGATCATCGACTACTACCGTAAGAAGAACCGCACCCAGTCGATGAGCGAGCTGGCGGGCTTTTTCGAGAAGGAGGAAGGCGAGCTCTTCAGCGAGGATGGGGCCTGGAATCTCGCCAGCGGGAACGCGCCGGGTGACTGGACACCGGAGGCCGTGGAGAAGCTGGACCGGGCCGAGTTCATGCAGCACTTTCACGCCTGCGCCTCCAAGCTGCCCGACAAGATCCGTCAGGTCTTTATCATGCGCGAGATCGACGGTACGCCCAGCCCCGAGATTTGCGAGCAGATGGACATCACCCCGCAGAATCTGTGGACCATCCTCCACCGTGCCCGCATGGCCCTGCGCAAGTGCCTGGAAAAGAATTTCCTGGAAGGACGCAGTCCTTCACCTTAGATGCTGCGCATCTGGATGGCATTTCTTAGGGAAATGCCATGGCGGTGTGACCTGATTATGGAAACAAGCTCAGGCCGAACTTCTGCGCAAGCAGCGCGCTGAGCCAGAAGCAGACGAAGGTCAGGGCGGCGCAGGCAACGAGCGAGAGCCAGAAGTTGACCCCGTGCATGAGCAGCGCGGGCAGTAGTAAAAACATGGGCAGGCTCGGCAGGACGAACCAGAAGGTATAGCGCGCGTATTCGGCGATCTTGGGAGTATCCTTTGTCTCCAGGTATAGCCAGATCA
This genomic interval from Ruficoccus sp. ZRK36 contains the following:
- a CDS encoding type II secretion system protein encodes the protein MKHTHPASRRAFTLIELLTVIAVIGILASILIPTVGAARTAANKAKTRTQFAGYINALQQFKSTYGYWPTVFNANGNDDEIGINDSTDDFVAALSGRDEDGNRTVAGGNRRAAPFYSFADDEYDDSGNLVDAFGNELIRIRVDGDGDGQITVPDENDPIKAKVVIWSEANETENLPAVYSWD
- a CDS encoding glucose-6-phosphate isomerase, giving the protein MSWSRFKEYCLHVPSLDLLLDISRVDFPDTYFAEMQPKIAKAIEDMAALEGGAIANPDENRMVGHYWLRNAAIAPDKAIGDEITATRAKIKDFAAKVLSGEIAGQSGPFKNILCIGIGGSALGPQFVAQALGNPASDPVKVYFFDNTDPDGFDVVLKQLEGKLGETLAVVTTKSGGTPETRNGMVEAEAAWKAAGLDFSKHAVAITGVDSKMDKVAVSEGWIERFPMWDWVGGRTSELAAVGLVPAALSGYDIDGMLDGAAAMDEATRNTDPRKNPAALLALMWYHLTGGKGAKDMVILPYKERLSLFAKYLQQLVMESLGKEKDLDGNVVHQGIAVYGNKGSTDQHAYVQQLRDGVPNFYATFIEVLKSRDGDSILVEGEHTAGDFLQGFLLGTRDALYENGRNSITITVEEVTPFTVGMLIALYERAVGYYGSLVNINAYHQPGVEAGKKAAAGTLDLRQAILDTLRSAKGESFTAEALAQKLSREEQAELIYKILENLAANPAKGVQKSAGQAFYDNQYSCA
- a CDS encoding prepilin-type N-terminal cleavage/methylation domain-containing protein produces the protein MIMHTPYAGSSSANPEVEKYDAVCSRHRGFTLVEIMAATGIMLALIMLVMTLTGRVLNAWSFSSGRLEQNYEARIAMSFLAEDLESAVFRNNGDAWLEVVYSNVGQATYTAQNQTELYFFSQVTDRPSDELGGVSAVAYLTEFQNPFTEEVSTDPGNPPPPVFGLYRCVIDAPTTFNNVIGTVGTDLANNTFGTGLNATDSEYYLSANVVDFQVIFYAVFDSDQTNDGGDVIATAGDVVPITTDYSINSSPQDFYVADGQIHVGGAPQSGHLVYADVKLTVLGAEGGKIVGTGSTDGLAWDDFKDTYGETFTRRIYIMSKTL
- a CDS encoding prepilin-type N-terminal cleavage/methylation domain-containing protein — translated: MVSPASVSEGRSRLRGSERSSKGFSLIEVVLAIGVLSLAVVAMLGLLAPTMNSVKEVVDNNKTTAMIGAVNAQVNDRIAYEDVEALATTPDLYFYAWERQAANGNVEIVMLDPDDAFANSPNGTWVTQGPDIEAIGADIILGPLFVVRISQLDLDGYTYNQATFDDNAYIPFLVRIYPVDATSYPISEFAVMDDKMPMASFPSAILR
- a CDS encoding sigma-70 family RNA polymerase sigma factor encodes the protein MSADNSPSPEPDPSVWVDEYGDALFRFALFRVNNQALAEDLVQDTFLAAMKAKKNFSGRSSVKTWLTGILKNKIIDYYRKKNRTQSMSELAGFFEKEEGELFSEDGAWNLASGNAPGDWTPEAVEKLDRAEFMQHFHACASKLPDKIRQVFIMREIDGTPSPEICEQMDITPQNLWTILHRARMALRKCLEKNFLEGRSPSP
- the rho gene encoding transcription termination factor Rho yields the protein MSENHSPEQQITVEGIFEPSNNKTGQLLDPTKNGRQRHSDPFIPRELVRRFKLKRGQWICANALHDNRFPNPKVRYIESIDGLSVEDRRKCYEFSQLTTIAPNQHLKLESKDERLTTRVIDLFCPIGKGQRGLIVAPPRTGKTTLLKDIAEGVIENHPECAVMILLVDERPEEVTDFRRELPTAEIFASSNDEELDSHIRIADIAIDRAKRQMEVGKDVVLLLDSITRLSRAHNARKASGRTMTGGLDVRALEKPRQLFSSARNTEEAGSLTIIASALIQTGSKMDDLIFEEFKGTGNMEMVLDRKCAELRLWPAININSSGTRKEELLLDAKTLDKVGFFRRALAPMKIEDGCETLIERMSKTKDNAELLRLLEG
- a CDS encoding glucose 1-dehydrogenase gives rise to the protein MPDIQSGMKEYYEQNNLPHPHLPACPIDRKLAGQKALVTGANSGIGEAVAIALAKAGADVCINYVTRPEVAQQVADKAAECGSKAIIAQADVSQEDQVQAMFKKAIDAFGTIDIVVPNAGVQIDHPIDEMTVEHWDKLMGINLRGQFLCCREAIKEFKRRGVVPEVSCSAGKIICMSSVHDVIPWAGHVNYASSKGGISMMMKSIAQEVAPFRIRANAICPGAIRTPINHEAWSTREAYDSLMKLVPYKRIGEPEDIGRAAVWLASDESDYVTGTNLYVDGGMTLYPGFETGG
- a CDS encoding prepilin-type N-terminal cleavage/methylation domain-containing protein — translated: MRKFHASARRRGFTLVELLAVIGIIGIMAAIIGTAFGGGNASVSLGSSQRIAAGVFQSARNLSVLKHTKTKILIHKDPSDPGKYLRYMMVIYEYTDEDAGATHWVAANAGTYLPPGAYYLPADLDALGNIDVDGAMILSDAVTDNNFTDNVCPNEDALTADIGFAAYAYSYDSRGLLEGDDAGDAVVFGAGSLSAPPAGTTGIPTLLFDNPYAVTGFFLRRTGGVSLANSDELAHVLGP
- a CDS encoding prepilin-type N-terminal cleavage/methylation domain-containing protein; this encodes MKHTPMQTPKRRPAFTLIELLVVMGVILVLAGIVVGVQRGVYHQQAQARAKADLHTIANAMETFKLKYGDYPWIRDDEGDLFKVLTGQLVLRRGGANQTGDYGMYAPVGDVEPLLDETLIDTAENAAGETYFVDPWGTEYRYYYKTEARPTNPWASAGFILISLGPGGTTSPEPNIYNGFESGSLPGPSVYYADPEDDEFDDVVYGLDPL
- a CDS encoding 1,4-dihydroxy-2-naphthoate polyprenyltransferase — translated: MKTTNWKVWLLAARPKTLPAAIVPVLLGTAVAVHEGGFHLIPAAICLVFALLIQIGSNYANDYFDFQKGADTDKRVGPVRAVASGLVSPQQMWRATLIVLGLAFVVGLSLVFYGGWWLVAVGVLSVLCALAYTGGPYPLGYNGLADIFVFVFFGLVAVMFTAYVQTGVFTWAGFWAGCGCGLLSMNLLVVNNARDIETDREAGKRTLPVRFGYRYAVIQYCLSALLAFAVPDMLMRLGYGGWVYLTLLLLPVAVILCLRLTRAHRPRDFHLLLMYTGQLLLAYGVLLSLGIVLS
- a CDS encoding DUF3147 family protein, encoding MLMLIVKYAVTAAVIVAVSEIAKRTDRIGALIGALPLVSIMVMIWLYLETKDTPKIAEYARYTFWFVLPSLPMFLLLPALLMHGVNFWLSLVACAALTFVCFWLSALLAQKFGLSLFP